The DNA window TTTTCTGTACCAATCTTTCTGACTGAACCATTTTGCGAAAACAAAATAGCAAATTACCACCACAATAATTTGGGCCAATTCAACGCCACAATTAAAGCCAAACAAGGCAGTGATTAAATCGCTTTCAGGAATTTCAATGAATTCTAAAATGGAAGCGAATCCTAAACCGTGAATAAGTCCAAATAAAAAAACAACAAGTAATCTCCAGGATTTAAGATCGGTGTGTAATAAATTTTCAAAGGCTAAAATAAAAATAGATAATGCAATCGTAGTTTCTACTAGTTTAGAATTGATGTGAACATACCCAAGTGTGGCCATAAAAAGAGTGATGGAATGGGCAATTGTAAAAACCGAGCATTGGATAATTGAATATTTGAGTTTCGAATTTAAGAAAAACATGGAGATGATAAATAGGATATGATCATAACCCAAAGGCACGACGTGCTCAAAACCTAATTTACCATAATCCAAAAACAGTCCCATCAAAAATATAAAGTTTGAAAAAATATTTTAGGAATTCTATACAATTATGACCAGGTAAAAATACGATTACTGATCTTAAATAACCTATTCAAATTATTCTTGCCTAAATTAATTCAATGATAAATCTTGGCAACAGAATAATTGGGCTGAAATTAGAATTTATTTCTAATTTTTTCAAAATGACTACATTTTATTTTAGCTCATCATTTTCTTAGGTGTCAATCCGTATTTTCTTTTAAATGCGGCAATGAAATGACTTGTATTCGTATATCCTATCCGGTCAGCGACTTCACCCACTTGCATTTTATCCTGAGTCAAAAGTTGTCTGGCGATTTCCAGTTTGTGGTCGAGAAGATATTGATAAGGACTGTTTCCATAAATTTCCTTGAAGCCAACTTTTAATTGGAATTCATTCAGTCCAATTGCTTTTGCGAGTTCTGTTATGGTAGGTGGATTGGAATAGGATTGGATAAGAAGTTCTTTTGCTTTTTTTATTTTTCGTACGGTGAATTCATCATTCAGGAAAGGGCAGGTTTCGGTATCGGGTTTTGAACCAGAAAAAAAGAGACTGAGGATTTCTATGGCCTTTCCCTGAAGAAATAATCGCAAGGTGTTGGCAGGAAGTTTGATTTCAAAGAGTTGGTGTAAAATGACAATGAGTTCGCCGGGGATTTCTTTTTCCTCGTAATATTTTCTGTTCACATTTTCCGGATTGAAAACCGGAGCATCCTGGAGTTCCGGAACAAATAATTGATGGAGGTGATCAAGAGACATTTTGAGTTTCACCAAACGCGTGCCTTCACTCAGTGTTTGGCGGTAGGGGAGGTCTGTATCCGGATTGTAAATCATAAAAACCTTGCCGGCATTTAGTACACGCTGGTATACCGGGCCGAAAGCAAACGTGGATGCACCTTCCAGACAGAAGAGCAGATAGATTTTACCTTTTTCAAAGGCTGGCTGAATATCCGGGACATAAGCGACGTCATTGATAAGTTGGAGTTGAATGTCCTTTATGTGATCGCCATAATCCTGACCTTTTGGGGTATTTTTTGAATCAGGCATGATAGTATTAAGTTTGTTTTAGACAAAAATGAACACCAATATAGGAAGTTTTATACTATGGTTTTACTTATTGGGCTATTTAAATTACGTTTAGGGGTATTTTTATAAAAGAGCTTGGCTCAATTTTGCCTTCAGAAATGAGGAAGTTTGCGCTAATTGGATTGTGGATATTTATAATAGGACAGGTGTGCGGTCAACGTGATTCCGTTCAATTATCCGAAATCATGATAACCGCGACCCGCACGGAACGGCTCCTTTCTGCGGTACCGATGCCTTTTCAAATGATTCCGGGTAAAAATATCAAGGCTATAGGTTCTACCCGGTTGCAGGATATACTGGGGGAACAGGCTGGTTTGATCATTGTTCCGCAGGTGAATGGCCTGGGGAATGGTCTTCAGATACAGGGGCTAAACCCGGATTATACCTTGATTCTCATTGATGGAGAACCTCTTATAGGGCGATATGCCGGTACACTTGAGTTAAGTCGAATAACAACCGGCAACATCCGAAAAATTGAAATTGTCAAAGGACCTTCTTCCAGTCTTTATGGATCAGAGGCTTTGGCCGGAGTCATCAACATCATTACTGATCAGCCATTGGTTGATAAGTTGAATGCAGGTGTCCGATATGGATTAAGAAATACGCTTGATCTGAGTGCACAAGGTAATGTAGCGCGTGAAAAGTGGCGCCTTTCTCTGTTTGGAAATCGGTACAGCACCGATGGTTACGATTTATCACCAGATATTTTTGGTCAGACGGTATCTCCCTTTTCAAATTATACCTTTCAGTCAAGATTGGTGTTGAATCCAACCGCTCATCAGGAGATCAACCTCAGTACCAAATACTTTCAGGAGGACCAGCACAATGAGTATCAAGTATTGGCCGGTGGGGATTCAATAAAAGTGAATGGTTCCGGCAAGGTCAGTGATTTTAGTTTTAATCCTTTTTACAAATATTCCTGGAACAATCAAACACATGTCATAGCAAGGATATACTCTACTTATTACCGTACTTCCACTGAATTGTACAAACAGGAAGATGGAATGCTTCATTATACCGATGATTTCAACCAGTTTTTTATGAGACCTGAATTGCAGGCCACCTGTAGGTTTTTACCTCATCAGAAGTGGACTGCAGGAACTGGTTACATTTTGGAAACTGTGAATACTTCACGTTATGGCGATGATAACAAAAAAAAGCAGGACACGTACTATGGATTTTTGCAACATGAATGGGATCCGAATGTACATTTCACATTGGTGAGTGGCTTGCGATTTGATCACAACAGTTCCTATAGATCACAGTGGTCACCAAAACTTGCTGCACAATTTTCTTTCAACTCAAAACATTCCATCAAAGCTTCTGTGGGGAGCGGTTTCAAGGCCCCCGATTTCAGACAGCTTTATTTGAATTTCAATAATGCAGCAGCAGGATATTCAGTTTTTGGTTCTGATGTGGTTACCAAAGAAATTGAGAATCTCCAGGCTGCGGGAAGAATTCAACAAATCTTAAGCCCATTGGAAACGATGGGGCACATATCACCGGAACAATCATTTGCGATAAACATAGGATCACAACACCAATTAAATCAGTTTATTAAAGTTGATGTCAATCTATTTAGAAATGATTTGAAAGGATTGATAGAAACTATTCCGGTAGCCTTGACCACCGATCAGAGATTGATTTACAGTTATACCAATATTAAAAAAGCCTTTACTCAGGGGATAGAAATAAATACAAACTACAGTGGTATAAAAAATCTCGGAATTCAATTGGGTTATCAGTACCTGGAAGCAAAAGATAAAGAAGTTTTAAATGAAGTTAAAAAAGGGCTGGTCTACGGTCGTGATCCCCAGACATTGGAATCCTACAGGCTCAAAAGTTCAGATTACCTTGGGCTTTCCAACAGATCACGACACAATGCTACTCTAAAATTTTTCTACGAATTTCCTAAATATGGAATGGATCTTAACGTAAGATTCGTGTACCGTGGAGCCTTTGGCATTACCAATACTGCGGGCAATGTATCCGGTGTTTTGATCCCTTCTTCAGACCGCAATGGAAATGCAATTCTTGATTCCTATGATCAGTTGGTAAAAGGTTATACGCTTACCAATTTAACCATGGGAAAAAAATGGAGGGACCGGTATAAAATTCAACTGGTCTGCGAAAATTTATTCAATTACAGAGATGCATTGCACATTCCAAATCTTATTGGCAGAAATCTGTTCATACATTTTCAATATCAATTTATTAAATCTTAAATTATGAAATATTTTTTTCCGGCAATGCTATTATTTGCCTTTATTTTGGGAGTGAGTTCATGCAATGATGATGAAGACAACTCCACTT is part of the Candidatus Vicinibacter affinis genome and encodes:
- a CDS encoding HupE/UreJ family protein, with product MGLFLDYGKLGFEHVVPLGYDHILFIISMFFLNSKLKYSIIQCSVFTIAHSITLFMATLGYVHINSKLVETTIALSIFILAFENLLHTDLKSWRLLVVFLFGLIHGLGFASILEFIEIPESDLITALFGFNCGVELAQIIVVVICYFVFAKWFSQKDWYRKYLVIPLSIMISGIGLLWTYERLFSA
- a CDS encoding helix-turn-helix transcriptional regulator, which produces MPDSKNTPKGQDYGDHIKDIQLQLINDVAYVPDIQPAFEKGKIYLLFCLEGASTFAFGPVYQRVLNAGKVFMIYNPDTDLPYRQTLSEGTRLVKLKMSLDHLHQLFVPELQDAPVFNPENVNRKYYEEKEIPGELIVILHQLFEIKLPANTLRLFLQGKAIEILSLFFSGSKPDTETCPFLNDEFTVRKIKKAKELLIQSYSNPPTITELAKAIGLNEFQLKVGFKEIYGNSPYQYLLDHKLEIARQLLTQDKMQVGEVADRIGYTNTSHFIAAFKRKYGLTPKKMMS
- a CDS encoding TonB-dependent receptor, encoding MRKFALIGLWIFIIGQVCGQRDSVQLSEIMITATRTERLLSAVPMPFQMIPGKNIKAIGSTRLQDILGEQAGLIIVPQVNGLGNGLQIQGLNPDYTLILIDGEPLIGRYAGTLELSRITTGNIRKIEIVKGPSSSLYGSEALAGVINIITDQPLVDKLNAGVRYGLRNTLDLSAQGNVAREKWRLSLFGNRYSTDGYDLSPDIFGQTVSPFSNYTFQSRLVLNPTAHQEINLSTKYFQEDQHNEYQVLAGGDSIKVNGSGKVSDFSFNPFYKYSWNNQTHVIARIYSTYYRTSTELYKQEDGMLHYTDDFNQFFMRPELQATCRFLPHQKWTAGTGYILETVNTSRYGDDNKKKQDTYYGFLQHEWDPNVHFTLVSGLRFDHNSSYRSQWSPKLAAQFSFNSKHSIKASVGSGFKAPDFRQLYLNFNNAAAGYSVFGSDVVTKEIENLQAAGRIQQILSPLETMGHISPEQSFAINIGSQHQLNQFIKVDVNLFRNDLKGLIETIPVALTTDQRLIYSYTNIKKAFTQGIEINTNYSGIKNLGIQLGYQYLEAKDKEVLNEVKKGLVYGRDPQTLESYRLKSSDYLGLSNRSRHNATLKFFYEFPKYGMDLNVRFVYRGAFGITNTAGNVSGVLIPSSDRNGNAILDSYDQLVKGYTLTNLTMGKKWRDRYKIQLVCENLFNYRDALHIPNLIGRNLFIHFQYQFIKS